One genomic region from Quercus robur chromosome 4, dhQueRobu3.1, whole genome shotgun sequence encodes:
- the LOC126724158 gene encoding GTP 3',8-cyclase, mitochondrial, with protein MRRYVSKFLACPLPFTKSNFFLVNCEVESYYASRESNSQGLVRSYLNGSFAKMYATSCATLSEDTSKDSPVSDMLIDSFGRLHTYLRISLTERCNLRCHYCMPAEGVELTPSPQLLSPNEIVRLANLFVSSGVEKIRLTGGEPTIRKDIEDICLQLSNLKGLKTLAITTNGITLAKKLPKLKECGLTSLNISLDTLVPAKFEFITRRKGHERVMESINAAVDLGYNPVKVNCVVMRGFNEDEICDFVELTREKPINVRFIEFMPFDGNVWNVKKLVPYSEMLDRVTKQFTGLKKLKDHPTDTAKNFRIDGHCGSVSFITSMTEHFCAGCNRLRLLADGNFKVCLFGPAEVSLRDPLRLGADDDALKEVIGAAVKRKKASHAGMFDIARTVNRPMIHIGG; from the exons GTCAATTGTGAGGTTGAATCATATTATGCATCCAGAGAGAGTAATAGTCAAGGTTTAGTCCGTAGTTATCTGAACGGATCCTTCGCAAAGATGTATGCTACTTCTTGTGCTACTTTGTCAGAGGATACTTCAAAAGATAGTCCTGTTTCCGATATGCTAATTGATTCATTTGGAAGGCTGCACACTTACTTGAGGATCTCCTTGACAGAGCGTTGCAATCTGCGATGTCATTATTGTATGCCAGCGGAGGGTGTGGAGCTCACTCCAAGCCCTCAACTACTCTCACCGAATGAGATTGTTCGACTGGCAAATCTGTTTGTAAGCTCTGGAGTGGAGAAAATTCGTTTGACTGGGGGGGAGCCAACCATTAGGAAGGATATTGAGGACATATGTCTACAGTTGTCAAACTTGAAGGGACTAAAGACATTGGCCATTACTACCAATGGAATTACTCTTGCAAAAAAACTTCCAAAGCTGAAAGAGTGTGGGCTTACATCCTTGAATATCAGCTTAGACACTTTGGTGCCAGCTAAGTTTGAATTCATAACCCGACGCAAAGGACATGAAAGGGTTATGGAATCAATCAATGCTGCTGTAGACCTTGGATACAATCCTGTGAAG GTAAATTGCGTTGTAATGCGTGGGTTCAATGAGGATGAGATTTGTGATTTCGTAGAGTTAACACGTGAAAAGCCAATTAATGTTAGATTCATTGAGTTCATGCCTTTTGATGGGAATGTTTGGAATGTCAAGAAACTTGTACCCTACTCTGAAATGTTGGATAGAGTG ACAAAACAGTTTACAGGCCTAAAGAAACTTAAGGATCACCCGACAGACACAGCAAAGAATTTCAGGATAGATGGGCATTGTGGTTCAGTTTCGTTTATCACATCAATGACTGAACATTTTTGTGCTGGATGCAATAGATTGCGACTTTTAGCTGATGGGAACTTCAAAGTTTGCTTATTTGGTCCTGCAGAG GTTAGCTTAAGAGATCCCCTGCGGCTTGGTGCTGACGATGATGCACTGAAGGAAGTAATTGGGGCAGCG gtgaagagaaagaaagcttCACATGCTGGAATGTTTGACATTGCAAGGACTGTAAATAGGCCTATGATACATATTGGTGGATAA